Proteins from a genomic interval of Streptomyces sp. NBC_00820:
- a CDS encoding 4a-hydroxytetrahydrobiopterin dehydratase encodes MPVEPLSQKEIEDRLAELPGWSLDGDRLTRSYRLGSHFAAAALVMGIAGIQDELDHHSDLTLGYHTVSLAVHTHSVGGLVTEKDFELARRVEDIAPGRAAH; translated from the coding sequence ATGCCCGTCGAACCGCTGTCGCAGAAGGAGATCGAGGACCGGCTCGCCGAACTGCCCGGCTGGTCCCTCGACGGGGACCGCCTCACCCGCAGCTACCGGCTCGGCTCGCACTTCGCGGCGGCTGCGCTGGTGATGGGCATCGCCGGCATCCAGGACGAGCTGGACCACCACTCCGACCTCACCCTCGGGTACCACACCGTGTCCCTCGCCGTGCACACCCACAGCGTGGGCGGCTTGGTCACCGAGAAGGACTTCGAACTCGCCCGCAGGGTGGAGGACATCGCGCCGGGCCGGGCGGCACACTGA
- a CDS encoding class I SAM-dependent methyltransferase codes for MLNYDKEADAYDASRGGEARAEAAARAVLGLIPHRPGRPARLLDAACGTGIVTRRLAAARPGLRVTGTDLAPAMVRMAAARLPGAILRADSRRLPFADASFDAVTTVWLLHLLSDPADLHAVIAECARLLRPGGVYVTTVDKARSHDVGSDIDTVLATRPRHAAPDAAGTVAAHAAGLGLTPSGEAVFPGVGQGRTPASTVADLRRGWFTVLPSGDPRTEDFAVRLARLPDQHRHRPDPVFAVRAFRKPAEAG; via the coding sequence GTGCTCAACTACGACAAGGAAGCGGACGCCTATGACGCGTCCCGCGGCGGCGAGGCGCGCGCCGAGGCTGCCGCCCGGGCCGTCCTCGGCCTGATACCCCACCGGCCCGGGCGCCCGGCCCGGCTCCTGGACGCCGCCTGCGGCACCGGGATCGTCACCCGGCGCCTGGCGGCCGCCCGGCCCGGACTGCGCGTGACCGGCACGGACCTCGCCCCCGCCATGGTCCGCATGGCCGCCGCCCGCTTGCCCGGCGCGATCCTGCGGGCCGACAGCCGCCGACTGCCCTTCGCCGACGCCTCGTTCGACGCGGTCACCACCGTCTGGCTGCTGCACCTGCTGTCCGACCCCGCCGACCTGCACGCCGTGATCGCCGAGTGCGCACGCCTCCTGCGGCCCGGCGGGGTGTACGTCACCACCGTCGACAAGGCGCGGTCGCACGACGTCGGCAGCGACATCGACACCGTCCTCGCCACACGTCCGCGGCACGCCGCCCCCGACGCCGCCGGCACGGTCGCCGCCCACGCCGCCGGGCTGGGCCTGACCCCGTCCGGCGAGGCGGTCTTCCCCGGCGTCGGCCAGGGACGCACCCCCGCGAGCACCGTCGCCGACCTCAGGCGCGGCTGGTTCACGGTCCTGCCGTCCGGCGATCCGCGCACCGAGGACTTCGCCGTCCGCCTCGCCCGCCTCCCGGACCAGCACCGCCACCGCCCGGACCCGGTCTTCGCCGTACGCGCCTTCCGGAAACCGGCCGAGGCCGGGTGA
- a CDS encoding glycoside hydrolase family 75 protein translates to MRLRSLTLAAASGAALLAAGTLPAGAADTSHTRTPASVQEGTVSAADLLAKVTSCSQISTGKYKTDDETSATVPVCGKNGAVFWKADMDIDCDGRRSTNCNEDRDPWYQDDTAFHQSDGKPLKAESLPYVVVPSSSSIWNYSSAGIKGGGVVAVVYNNKVEYAVVGDTGPTKIIGEASYATAQALGIDPDPATGGADSGVTYILFKNSKVSPIESHSAAVTLGDQLAKQFLQDN, encoded by the coding sequence GTGCGTCTTCGATCACTGACCCTCGCCGCGGCCTCCGGCGCCGCCCTGCTCGCCGCCGGAACGCTCCCCGCCGGCGCCGCGGACACCTCCCACACCCGCACACCGGCCTCGGTCCAGGAGGGCACGGTCAGCGCGGCCGACCTGCTCGCCAAGGTGACGTCCTGCTCGCAGATCTCGACCGGCAAGTACAAGACCGACGACGAGACCTCGGCCACGGTCCCCGTGTGCGGCAAGAACGGCGCGGTGTTCTGGAAGGCCGACATGGACATCGACTGCGACGGCCGGCGCAGCACCAACTGCAACGAGGACCGTGACCCCTGGTACCAGGACGACACCGCCTTCCACCAGTCCGACGGCAAGCCCCTGAAGGCCGAGTCGCTGCCGTACGTGGTGGTCCCCAGCTCCAGCAGCATCTGGAACTACTCGAGCGCGGGCATCAAGGGCGGCGGTGTCGTCGCCGTCGTCTACAACAACAAGGTCGAGTACGCCGTCGTCGGCGACACCGGCCCCACGAAGATCATCGGCGAGGCGTCCTACGCCACCGCCCAGGCCCTCGGCATCGACCCCGACCCGGCCACCGGTGGGGCCGACTCCGGCGTGACGTACATCCTGTTCAAGAACTCCAAGGTCTCCCCCATCGAGAGCCACAGCGCGGCCGTGACCCTCGGGGACCAACTGGCCAAGCAGTTCCTGCAGGACAACTGA
- a CDS encoding class I SAM-dependent methyltransferase, with protein sequence MAHDHHADHDHKHGHDHKHGHGDQGGHGDKGGHGGQGGHAGGHHHSDLDWSEMGPHLEAQAELFAPLYEQAMTWLAQEVIEPGLIVDAGSGPGVVSCLLAETFPGARVAAVDSAEPLLERALARATERDMADRFDTLAGELPGVLGELEYPVDLLWAGRSLHHLGDQRAALAAFAERLAPGGTVAILEGGLPVRFLPRDIGIGRPGLQARLDVVQEEWFAGMRAGLPGSVAETEDWPALLTSAGLKYTRTRSFLLDLPAPVTDSARAYVADTLSRLRDAGDECLDAEDRATLDRLLDPSDPASVHHRPDLFVLGAHTVHTAVRPA encoded by the coding sequence ATGGCGCACGACCACCACGCCGACCACGACCACAAGCACGGGCACGACCACAAGCACGGCCACGGGGACCAGGGCGGGCACGGGGACAAGGGCGGGCACGGCGGCCAGGGCGGGCACGCCGGAGGCCACCACCACTCCGACCTGGACTGGAGCGAGATGGGCCCGCACCTGGAGGCGCAGGCGGAACTGTTCGCTCCCCTGTACGAGCAGGCGATGACCTGGCTCGCGCAGGAGGTGATCGAGCCGGGGCTGATCGTCGACGCGGGCAGCGGCCCCGGAGTCGTGTCGTGCCTCCTCGCCGAGACCTTCCCCGGCGCCCGGGTCGCCGCGGTCGACAGCGCCGAGCCGCTGCTGGAACGCGCCCTCGCCCGTGCCACCGAGCGGGACATGGCCGACCGCTTCGACACGCTCGCCGGTGAACTCCCGGGCGTTCTGGGTGAGTTGGAGTACCCGGTCGATCTGCTGTGGGCCGGCCGCAGCCTGCACCACCTGGGCGACCAGCGGGCCGCACTCGCCGCCTTCGCCGAGCGGCTGGCCCCCGGCGGTACCGTCGCGATCCTCGAAGGCGGACTGCCCGTCCGTTTCCTGCCCCGAGACATCGGCATCGGCCGCCCCGGCCTCCAGGCGCGCCTGGACGTGGTGCAGGAGGAGTGGTTCGCCGGCATGCGCGCCGGCCTGCCCGGCTCCGTCGCCGAGACCGAGGACTGGCCGGCCCTGCTGACCTCCGCCGGTCTGAAGTACACCCGCACGCGCAGCTTCCTGCTCGACCTGCCCGCCCCGGTGACCGACAGCGCCCGCGCCTACGTCGCGGACACCCTCTCCCGCCTGCGTGACGCGGGCGACGAGTGCCTGGACGCCGAGGACCGCGCCACCCTGGACCGCCTGCTCGACCCGTCCGACCCGGCGAGCGTGCACCACCGCCCGGACCTGTTCGTCCTGGGCGCGCACACGGTCCACACCGCGGTACGCCCCGCCTAG
- a CDS encoding OsmC family protein has translation MATTRTAHTDWEGDLLKGSGVVTFDSSGIGDFPVSWPSRAEQANGKTSPEELIAAAHSSCFSMALSHGLAGAGTPPTRLETKADVTFQPGEGITGIHLTVRGQVPGLDAEGFVAAAEDAKKNCPVSQALTGTTITLTAELA, from the coding sequence GTGGCCACCACGCGCACCGCACACACCGACTGGGAAGGCGACCTGCTCAAGGGCAGCGGCGTCGTCACCTTCGACTCCTCCGGCATCGGCGACTTTCCGGTGTCGTGGCCGTCGCGCGCCGAGCAGGCGAACGGCAAGACCAGCCCCGAGGAGCTGATCGCCGCCGCCCACTCCAGCTGCTTCTCCATGGCGCTGTCGCACGGGCTGGCCGGTGCCGGCACCCCGCCCACCCGCCTGGAGACCAAGGCCGACGTGACCTTCCAGCCGGGCGAGGGCATCACCGGCATCCACCTCACCGTCCGCGGCCAGGTGCCGGGACTGGACGCGGAGGGCTTCGTGGCGGCGGCCGAGGACGCCAAGAAGAACTGTCCGGTCAGCCAGGCCCTGACGGGCACGACCATCACCCTGACCGCCGAGCTGGCCTGA
- a CDS encoding helix-turn-helix domain-containing protein translates to MSERRPAPTVGQVVLGKRLQELREAAGLSREEAAQVLRVASATVRRMEMAEVSLKIPYVQMLLSAYGVAAEEAAAFVRLAEEANEPGWWQRFHDVLPDWFSLYVSLEGAARIIRSYEPHFVPGLLQTEGYARAVLEAGTIGQTGPETVERHVSLRMERQRLLERDDPPHLWVIMDETVLRRPVSARPEVMRDQLDRLLEYAERDRFTLQLAEFAAGPHPGTYAPFTLFRFGEPELPDMVFTEYLTGALYLDSRREVAAHLEVLDHMTARAASARRTQKILRECRERL, encoded by the coding sequence GTGAGTGAGCGGCGGCCCGCGCCCACCGTGGGTCAGGTGGTGCTCGGCAAGCGGTTGCAGGAGCTGCGGGAGGCGGCCGGTCTCAGCCGCGAGGAGGCCGCCCAGGTGCTCCGGGTGGCGTCGGCGACCGTACGGCGGATGGAGATGGCCGAGGTCTCGCTGAAGATCCCGTACGTCCAGATGCTGCTGTCCGCCTACGGGGTGGCCGCCGAGGAGGCGGCCGCGTTCGTCCGGCTGGCCGAGGAGGCGAACGAGCCGGGCTGGTGGCAGCGGTTCCACGACGTGCTGCCGGACTGGTTCAGTCTGTACGTCAGCCTGGAGGGCGCCGCGCGGATCATCCGCTCCTACGAACCGCACTTCGTGCCCGGCCTGTTGCAGACCGAGGGGTACGCGCGGGCGGTGCTGGAGGCCGGGACGATAGGGCAGACCGGCCCGGAGACGGTCGAGCGGCATGTGTCGCTGCGCATGGAGCGGCAGCGGCTGCTGGAGCGGGACGATCCGCCGCACCTCTGGGTGATCATGGACGAGACGGTGCTGCGGCGCCCGGTGAGCGCCCGTCCCGAGGTGATGCGCGACCAGCTGGACCGGCTGCTGGAGTACGCCGAACGCGACCGGTTCACCCTGCAGCTCGCCGAGTTCGCGGCCGGCCCGCACCCGGGGACGTACGCGCCGTTCACGCTGTTCCGGTTCGGTGAACCGGAGTTGCCGGACATGGTGTTCACCGAGTACCTGACCGGTGCCCTCTATCTGGACTCCCGCCGTGAGGTCGCAGCGCACCTGGAGGTGCTGGACCACATGACGGCGCGCGCGGCGTCGGCGCGGCGCACGCAGAAGATCCTGCGGGAGTGCCGCGAGCGCCTGTGA
- a CDS encoding ADP-ribosylglycohydrolase family protein, whose protein sequence is MKQQPWKASWEAEAVYRARVRGCLLGGALGDALGYPVEFASLERIRAQHGERGVTGPATGVSATVARISDDTQMTLFTVDALLQAHAREREKGIGGGWALLLRWAYERWLETQRWSGPEQADPPPSGAPEGGLVTEAWLYARRAPGNACLSGAAQMYAPDPALPLDGRPGQVNPDSKGCGTVMRSAPFGLVNTPDAAFAMAARGAQITHGHPTGYYAAGALAAIVAHLVEGDSLEGAVLRTLRLLERYPGHEETTAALREALDLAAEGAPTAEKVESLGAGWVAEEALAIGVYCVLAEPRVKDALLLAVNHSGDSDSTGSVCGNLLGARYGDVGLPHAWVGRVEGRDRIAALADDLAAERVRG, encoded by the coding sequence ATGAAGCAGCAGCCGTGGAAGGCCTCGTGGGAGGCCGAGGCCGTGTACCGGGCCAGGGTCCGGGGCTGCCTCCTCGGCGGGGCTCTCGGCGACGCCCTCGGCTACCCCGTCGAGTTCGCCTCGCTGGAACGGATCCGTGCCCAGCACGGCGAGCGTGGGGTGACCGGCCCGGCGACCGGCGTGAGCGCGACGGTCGCCCGGATCAGCGACGACACCCAGATGACCCTGTTCACCGTCGATGCCCTGCTCCAGGCACACGCACGGGAACGGGAGAAGGGGATCGGCGGCGGCTGGGCCCTGCTGCTGCGCTGGGCCTACGAGCGGTGGCTGGAGACCCAGCGCTGGTCCGGCCCGGAGCAGGCCGACCCGCCGCCGAGCGGCGCCCCCGAGGGCGGCCTCGTCACCGAGGCGTGGCTGTACGCCCGCCGCGCACCCGGCAACGCCTGCCTGTCCGGCGCCGCCCAGATGTACGCCCCCGACCCCGCCCTCCCGCTCGACGGCAGGCCGGGGCAGGTCAACCCCGACTCCAAGGGCTGCGGCACCGTGATGCGCTCGGCGCCCTTCGGCCTCGTCAACACCCCCGACGCGGCCTTCGCCATGGCGGCCCGGGGCGCCCAGATCACCCACGGCCACCCCACCGGCTACTACGCGGCGGGCGCGCTGGCCGCGATCGTCGCCCACCTCGTCGAGGGCGACTCGCTGGAGGGCGCGGTCCTGCGCACCCTGCGGCTGCTGGAACGATATCCCGGCCACGAGGAGACGACGGCAGCCCTGCGCGAGGCCCTCGACCTGGCCGCCGAGGGCGCACCGACCGCCGAGAAGGTCGAGTCCCTCGGCGCGGGCTGGGTCGCGGAGGAGGCCCTCGCGATCGGCGTCTACTGCGTTCTGGCCGAGCCGCGCGTGAAGGACGCCCTCCTGCTGGCGGTCAACCACTCGGGCGACAGCGACTCCACCGGCTCGGTCTGCGGCAACCTCCTCGGCGCCCGGTACGGCGACGTCGGCCTCCCGCACGCGTGGGTCGGGCGGGTGGAGGGCCGGGACCGGATCGCCGCGCTGGCGGACGACCTCGCGGCGGAGCGCGTACGCGGCTGA